From Canis lupus baileyi chromosome 16, mCanLup2.hap1, whole genome shotgun sequence, a single genomic window includes:
- the MNT gene encoding max-binding protein MNT isoform X1 — translation MSIETLLEAARFLEWQAQQQQRAREEQERLRLEREREQEQKKASSLARLAHALPVEEPRIEAPPLPLSPPAPPPAPPPPLATPTPLTVIPIPVVTNSPQPLPPPLPPAAQPLPLAPRQPALVSTPGLSIKDSAPLPTRPQVPNPAPLLPDSKTTLPPTGSPKPLQPLPTPILTIAPHPGVQTQLAPQQPPPSTLGTLKLAPAEEVKSSEQKKRPGGIGTREVHNKLEKNRRAHLKECFETLKRNIPNVDDKKTSNLSVLRTALRYIQSLKRKEKEYEHEMERLAREKIATQQRLAELKHELSQWMDVLEIDRVLRQTGQPEDDQASTSTASEGEDNIDEDMEEDQAGLGPPKLSHRPHPELPKPPPSTAPAPLPPHPHSHSQPVALSPVHLPGQQPPPQQKTPLPAPPPPPAPAQTLVPAPAHLVAAAGGGSTVIAHTATTHASVIQTVNHVLQGPGGKHIAHIAPSAPSPAVQLAPATPPIGHITVHPATLNHVAHLGSQLPLYPQPVAVSQPVAVSHIAHTLSHQQVNGTAGLGPPATVMAKPAVGAQVVHHPQLVGQTVLNPVTMVTMPSFPVSTLKLA, via the exons ATGAGCATAGAGACGCTCCTGGaggcggcccgcttcctggaatGGCAAGCGCAGCAACAACAGAGAGCACGTG AGGAGCAGGAGCGGCTTCGCCTGGAgcgggagagggagcaagagcagAAGAAGGCCAGCAGCCTGGCCAGGCTGGCCCATGCCCTGCCTGTGGAGGAACCCCGCATTGAAGCGCCACCCCTACCTCTGtctcccccagcacccccaccagCACCCCCACCGCCacttgccacccccaccccattgaCTGTCATTCCTATTCCAGTCGTGACCAACTCTCCTCaacctctgcccccacccctgcctcctgccGCCCAGCCTTTGCCCCTGGCGCCTCGCCAGCCAGCCCTGGTTAGCACCCCTGGACTCAGCATTAAGGACTCTGCTCCCCTGCCCACCAGGCCACAGGTGCCCAACCCTGCCCCCCTGCTGCCAGACTCCAAGACCACCCTTCCGCCCACTGGCAGCCCCAAGCCTTTgcagcccctccccacacccatcCTGACCATAGCACCTCACCCTGGAGTCCAGACCCAGCTGGCTCCCCAGCAGCCACCGCCATCCACTCTTGGGACCCTGAAGTTGGCACCAGCCGAAGAAGTCAAATCCAGCGAACAGAAGAAGAGGCCCGGGGG GATCGGAACCAGAGAAGTCCACAACAAACTGGAGAAGAAcag GAGGGCCCATCTGAAGGAATGCTTTGAGACCCTGAAGCGCAACATCCCCAACGTGGACGACAAGAAGACGTCGAACCTGAGCGTGCTGCGGACGGCGCTGCGGTACATCCAG TCtctgaagaggaaggagaaggaatatGAGCATGAGATGGAGCGGCTGGCACGCGAGAAGATTGCCACACAGCAGCGGCTGGCAGAGCTCAAGCACGAGCTGAGCCAGTGGATGGACGTGCTGGAGATTGACCGTGTGCTCCGACAGACTGGCCAGCCGGAGGACGACCAGGCCTCCACCTCTACAGCCTCTG AGGGTGAGGACAACATAGATGAGGATATGGAGGAGGACCAGGCCGGCCTGGGCCCACCTAAACTGAGCCATCGCCCCCACCCGGAGCTGCCGAAGCCACCGCCCAGCACCGCCCCCGCACCTCTGCCTCCCCATCCACACTCCCACTCCCAGCCTGTGGCTCTGTCTCCTGTCCACCTGCCTGGGCAGCAGCCACCACCACAGCAGAAGACACCTctgccagcccctcctcccccaccggCCCCCGCCCAGACGCTGGTGCCTGCTCCAGCCCATCTGGTGGCTGCAGCTGGAGGAGGCTCCACGGTCATCGCCCACACGGCCACCACCCATGCCTCAGTCATCCAGACTGTGAACCACGTTCTACAGGGGCCGGGCGGCAAGCACATCGCCCACATTgccccctcagcccccagccctgctgtgCAGCTGGCACCCGCCACACCTCCCATTGGCCACATCACAGTGCACCCTGCCACCCTCAACCATGTGGCCCACCTTGGCTCCCAGCTGCCCCTGTATCCACAGCCCGTGGCGGTGAGCCAGCCTGTGGCAGTGAGCCACATCGCCCACACCCTCTCACACCAGCAAGTGAATGGCACAGCTGGGCTGGGGCCCCCAGCGACTGTCATGGCAAAGCCAGCTGTGGGGGCTCAGGTGGTGCACCACCCCCAGCTGGTGGGCCAGACAGTGCTCAACCCTGTGACCATGGTCACCATGCCCTCCTTCCCGGTCAGCACGCTCAAGCTGGCTTGA
- the MNT gene encoding max-binding protein MNT isoform X2 — MCYGGRLQKLGPRTAGPLRNPLCSLCVEEQERLRLEREREQEQKKASSLARLAHALPVEEPRIEAPPLPLSPPAPPPAPPPPLATPTPLTVIPIPVVTNSPQPLPPPLPPAAQPLPLAPRQPALVSTPGLSIKDSAPLPTRPQVPNPAPLLPDSKTTLPPTGSPKPLQPLPTPILTIAPHPGVQTQLAPQQPPPSTLGTLKLAPAEEVKSSEQKKRPGGIGTREVHNKLEKNRRAHLKECFETLKRNIPNVDDKKTSNLSVLRTALRYIQSLKRKEKEYEHEMERLAREKIATQQRLAELKHELSQWMDVLEIDRVLRQTGQPEDDQASTSTASEGEDNIDEDMEEDQAGLGPPKLSHRPHPELPKPPPSTAPAPLPPHPHSHSQPVALSPVHLPGQQPPPQQKTPLPAPPPPPAPAQTLVPAPAHLVAAAGGGSTVIAHTATTHASVIQTVNHVLQGPGGKHIAHIAPSAPSPAVQLAPATPPIGHITVHPATLNHVAHLGSQLPLYPQPVAVSQPVAVSHIAHTLSHQQVNGTAGLGPPATVMAKPAVGAQVVHHPQLVGQTVLNPVTMVTMPSFPVSTLKLA; from the exons ATGTGTTATGGTGGAAGACTTCAGAAGTTGGGGCCCAGGACTGCTGGCCCACTGAGAAATCCCTTGTGTTCTCTCTGCGTAGAGGAGCAGGAGCGGCTTCGCCTGGAgcgggagagggagcaagagcagAAGAAGGCCAGCAGCCTGGCCAGGCTGGCCCATGCCCTGCCTGTGGAGGAACCCCGCATTGAAGCGCCACCCCTACCTCTGtctcccccagcacccccaccagCACCCCCACCGCCacttgccacccccaccccattgaCTGTCATTCCTATTCCAGTCGTGACCAACTCTCCTCaacctctgcccccacccctgcctcctgccGCCCAGCCTTTGCCCCTGGCGCCTCGCCAGCCAGCCCTGGTTAGCACCCCTGGACTCAGCATTAAGGACTCTGCTCCCCTGCCCACCAGGCCACAGGTGCCCAACCCTGCCCCCCTGCTGCCAGACTCCAAGACCACCCTTCCGCCCACTGGCAGCCCCAAGCCTTTgcagcccctccccacacccatcCTGACCATAGCACCTCACCCTGGAGTCCAGACCCAGCTGGCTCCCCAGCAGCCACCGCCATCCACTCTTGGGACCCTGAAGTTGGCACCAGCCGAAGAAGTCAAATCCAGCGAACAGAAGAAGAGGCCCGGGGG GATCGGAACCAGAGAAGTCCACAACAAACTGGAGAAGAAcag GAGGGCCCATCTGAAGGAATGCTTTGAGACCCTGAAGCGCAACATCCCCAACGTGGACGACAAGAAGACGTCGAACCTGAGCGTGCTGCGGACGGCGCTGCGGTACATCCAG TCtctgaagaggaaggagaaggaatatGAGCATGAGATGGAGCGGCTGGCACGCGAGAAGATTGCCACACAGCAGCGGCTGGCAGAGCTCAAGCACGAGCTGAGCCAGTGGATGGACGTGCTGGAGATTGACCGTGTGCTCCGACAGACTGGCCAGCCGGAGGACGACCAGGCCTCCACCTCTACAGCCTCTG AGGGTGAGGACAACATAGATGAGGATATGGAGGAGGACCAGGCCGGCCTGGGCCCACCTAAACTGAGCCATCGCCCCCACCCGGAGCTGCCGAAGCCACCGCCCAGCACCGCCCCCGCACCTCTGCCTCCCCATCCACACTCCCACTCCCAGCCTGTGGCTCTGTCTCCTGTCCACCTGCCTGGGCAGCAGCCACCACCACAGCAGAAGACACCTctgccagcccctcctcccccaccggCCCCCGCCCAGACGCTGGTGCCTGCTCCAGCCCATCTGGTGGCTGCAGCTGGAGGAGGCTCCACGGTCATCGCCCACACGGCCACCACCCATGCCTCAGTCATCCAGACTGTGAACCACGTTCTACAGGGGCCGGGCGGCAAGCACATCGCCCACATTgccccctcagcccccagccctgctgtgCAGCTGGCACCCGCCACACCTCCCATTGGCCACATCACAGTGCACCCTGCCACCCTCAACCATGTGGCCCACCTTGGCTCCCAGCTGCCCCTGTATCCACAGCCCGTGGCGGTGAGCCAGCCTGTGGCAGTGAGCCACATCGCCCACACCCTCTCACACCAGCAAGTGAATGGCACAGCTGGGCTGGGGCCCCCAGCGACTGTCATGGCAAAGCCAGCTGTGGGGGCTCAGGTGGTGCACCACCCCCAGCTGGTGGGCCAGACAGTGCTCAACCCTGTGACCATGGTCACCATGCCCTCCTTCCCGGTCAGCACGCTCAAGCTGGCTTGA